One window of Dendropsophus ebraccatus isolate aDenEbr1 chromosome 13, aDenEbr1.pat, whole genome shotgun sequence genomic DNA carries:
- the TTC9 gene encoding tetratricopeptide repeat protein 9A has translation MDRAPGGMRGDPAQLIHRARDFKSQGAQCYKDKKYREAIGKYHRALLELKGLPGEQETGDSPQPGSLSDEQRRAVESIEVDCYNSLAACLLQAELVNYERVKEYCLKVLKKEGENFKALYRSGVAFYHLGDYDKALFYLKEAKSRQPTDTNVIRYIQLAEMKLSRCSQREKELS, from the exons ATGGACCGGGCCCCCGGGGGGATGCGGGGGGACCCGGCGCAGCTCATACACAGAGCCCGGGACTTCAAGAGCCAAGGGGCCCAGTGCTACAAGGACAAGAAGTACCGGGAGGCCATCGGCAAGTATCACCGGGCGCTGCTGGAGCTGAAGGGGCTCCCGGGGGAGCAGGAGACCGGGGACAGCCCGCAGCCCGGGAGCCTGAGCGACGAGCAACGGAGGGCGGTGGAGAGCATTGAGGTGGACTGCTACAACAGCCTGGCAG CGTGTCTCCTGCAAGCCGAGCTGGTGAACTATGAGCGGGTCAAGGAGTACTGCCTGAAGGTTCTCAAGAAGGAAGGCGAGAACTTCAAGGCCCTGTACAGATCTGGAGTAGCCTTCTACCACCTGGGGGACTATGACAAAGCACTGTTCTACTTGAAGGAAGCCAAGAGCCGACAGCCAACAG ATACCAACGTCATCCGATACATCCAGTTGGCAGAAATGAAGCTCAGTAGATGTTCCCAAAGAGAAAAGGAGCTGTCGTAA